A section of the Pseudophryne corroboree isolate aPseCor3 chromosome 11, aPseCor3.hap2, whole genome shotgun sequence genome encodes:
- the LOC134968793 gene encoding protein kinase C delta type-like — MSLNKRKRPNNNGSATKELAAPSKRKKEEDGCEEKGDVFKTVTSGDIQVREENRSSEKASKTLQNKRKRESSDESPTMRKVRKTSSGKTEAMLKRVATKRSSDRTEDSGLCKKKKEEEHHDSPGEGPSVPIIPQVSGRRGIKRTRISEETGPKKKRSADASGISVASTPETSAASHHLASLTFHRMLGEGAFGKVFLASHTISKQRLAVKVIEKRTVVNSIKKYFMCVEKEVMKITGESALFPHTYAAFHTPGHVFFVMEYLSGGDLCQLIQSRGPFDVPTIRFFAAELLCGLQFLHTRGIVHRDIKTENILLDAAGHVKIADFGLSVMNVHDDKKISGQAGTLCYMAPEIICKFPYNFMVDLFSFGVVLFEMATGLYPFHAGDDATKVALSIMRDAPCYPSNLHPEIRDLLERLLCKHPEERLNRCSNITCHPFFKSINWEKLEAGRITPPFTMYPTPVTMAEAIPVDDLLSPTESAISAEDESLLTGFSFTSNMWTTMNCVRRTTSRCIIL, encoded by the coding sequence ATGAGTCTAAATAAAAGAAAGCGACCAAATAACAACGGGTCTGCTACAAAGGAGCTAGCGGCTCCTAGcaagaggaagaaggaggaggatggaTGCGAGGAGAAAGGCGATGTTTTCAAAACCGTAACATCAGGAGACATTCAGGTGCGCGAGGAGAACCGGTCATCTGAGAAAGCATCAAAGACTCttcaaaataagagaaaaagagagtCATCAGATGAGTCCCCAACTATGAGGAAGGTGAGAAAGACCAGCAGCGGCAAAACTGAGGCCATGCTTAAGAGAGTGGCCACTAAAAGATCCTCAGACAGGACAGAGGACAGTGGACTGtgtaagaaaaagaaagaggaggaACATCATGACAGTCCAGGTGAAGGACCCAGCGTGCCCATCATACCCCAGGTATCTGGACGGAGGGGCATAAAGAGAACACGTATAAGTGAGGAAACTGGCCCCAAAAAGAAGAGATCAGCAGATGCAAGTGGGATATCCGTAGCCAGTACCCCAGAGACATCAGCTGCGTCTCACCATCTGGCCAGTTTGACCTTCCACAGAATGCTTGGAGAGGGTGCCTTCGGGAAGGTGTTCCTAGCTTCCCATACCATCAGCAAACAGCGTCTGGCAGTGAAAGTCATAGAAAAGAGGACAGTAGTGAACAGCATTAAGAAATACTTTATGTGTGTAGAGAAAGAGGTGATGAAAATAACTGGGGAGAGTGCACTCTTTCCGCACACATATGCTGCCTTCCACACACCAGGCCATGTATTCTTTGTAATGGAGTACCTGAGTGGTGGAGACCTCTGCCAATTAATACAGAGCAGAGGCCCATTTGATGTTCCTACCATCAGATTTTTTGCAGCAGAATTACTCTGTGGGCTGCAGTTCCTGCACACAAGAGGCATTGTCCACAGGGACATTAAGACAGAAAATATACTTCTGGATGCAGCTGGCCATGTGAAAATTGCAGATTTTGGCCTCTCTGTGATGAATGTCCATGACGATAAGAAAATCTCAGGACAAGCTGGGACTCTGTGTTACATGGCTCCAGAGATTATCTGTAAATTTCCATATAACTTCATGGTAGACCTATTTTCATTTGGGGTAGTATTATTTGAAATGGCTACTGGATTATACCCCTTTCATGCTGGCGATGATGCCACCAAGGTTGCGCTGTCTATCATGCGTGATGCTCCATGCTATCCGAGCAATCTCCATCCAGAGATTAGGGACCTCCTTGAAAGACTCTTATGCAAACACCCAGAGGAGAGACTGAATCGCTGTAGTAACATCACATGTCATCCATTCTTCAAGTCCATAAACTGGGAGAAACTAGAGGCCGGTAGGATAACTCCCCCATTTACCATGTATCCTACTCCAGTGACAATGGCTGAAGCTATACCGGTGGATGACCTGCTCTCACCTACCgaatctgcaatatctgcagaGGATGAGAGCCTGTTAACAGGATTCTCCTTTACCAGTAACATGTGGACAACAATGAACTGCGTAAGACGAACTACCAGCCGCTGCATCATCCTCTAG